The genomic segment GACTATTCCCACGCCCCCTCGCTTCCTGAATTTCATGAGTCTCTGCGATGCTCCATCCAAGCTGCTGCGGAGGATCAGACGGCGAGCCCAGTACATGTGTTCCTCCCAGGCCTTAGGATCAGCAGAACGGATTCCTTGGAGAGTATGGATACTGTATTGACGGAGCTTCGAGACCGCCTTAGTCAGCTCCAGTCGAATCTAGATAGCACTGTATCGAGCCAAGAAGAAAGACGTTTTCTCAACCAATTATCTGATGCCACGGACAAATCCAACCTGATTCGGCTCTTCCGAAAAATTCAGAATCTACAAGAACCATCCATCGAGCTTCTTGAGCAACTTGGCAAGCGCCTTAGGAAATACGGCCTCATTGACGAAGCGATCAGGGTCTTCGAGCGAGGCATGAGAGTTGCCCCAAAGGATGGCGAGCTGCTTCGTGAAATCGGCTTCTGCTACCGAAAAAAAGGGCCCGCGTTCTTTGACCAAGCCGAGCGCTACTGGAAGGCTGCTCTCGAGGTCGATGATGAGGATGTCGAGCTTCTGGGAATGACGGGCGGTTTACTCAAACGCCGAGGGCGGCTGAGGGAGGCCCTGAACAACTATGAGCGTGCACACGAACTCGATCCAACAAATCTGTACCCACTCGTGAATCTCGGAGCGATTGCTACAGCGCTCGATGACCTCGATTCAGCTAGGAAATGGTATCGCCAACTTCGAGATGTATGCCTAACCGTCGTGGATGCGGGAGAGGATGACTATTGGACTCATCTGTGCCTTGGTGAGGCTTCAATGGTCTTACAAAAGGAAGACTCGGCCATGACCTCTTACGAGAAGGCAGCCGCGATGGGTGCGCCTCCTGAGGATTTTGCATCCGCGATGGAGCAACTTGAGTTCCTAATGGAGCATGGTCTCTCCCGCAGACTTGGAGATCGGGTGATTGAGCGTTTCGGCAGATCTGGCCAATCAGTGAAATAGGGGATAGCGTTTCTTGAGAGCCACTCGCGTCGGCGGCGTTGGCATGTCCCAGCCAGCCATGTGGCCGAAGTGGATTCCCCGCTCGGGCGGGGCAATAGCGGTGGCCCTGTCTTCGACACAAAACGACCGGAGAAATGGAATCGCTCAGAGCTATGTTTCGGTCCCCTTGGCGGACGGTATCACGACCAGCTATTCAAGGGCGGTCCAAGTCTCGCACCTTTCCGACTTTGTTGGCGGCTTACCGTCCGCCAAGCGGGGAATCTAGAGAGACCCAGTTCCGGGCGAAGCTCCCGGTACAGCACCTTTCTCGACAGTCCG from the Acidobacteriota bacterium genome contains:
- a CDS encoding tetratricopeptide repeat-containing protein; its protein translation is MPGRRLFIAMPFGTREGTLDFTQPEKRVEIDFNSVWNGVLRPAISGEFDARRAKEFRQPGIVDLSYIEWLYDADVVLADLTFGNANVYYELGIRQALSMQGAVLVACKGTRLPFDVRNQRVIYYDYSHAPSLPEFHESLRCSIQAAAEDQTASPVHVFLPGLRISRTDSLESMDTVLTELRDRLSQLQSNLDSTVSSQEERRFLNQLSDATDKSNLIRLFRKIQNLQEPSIELLEQLGKRLRKYGLIDEAIRVFERGMRVAPKDGELLREIGFCYRKKGPAFFDQAERYWKAALEVDDEDVELLGMTGGLLKRRGRLREALNNYERAHELDPTNLYPLVNLGAIATALDDLDSARKWYRQLRDVCLTVVDAGEDDYWTHLCLGEASMVLQKEDSAMTSYEKAAAMGAPPEDFASAMEQLEFLMEHGLSRRLGDRVIERFGRSGQSVK